The Streptomyces sp. HSG2 genome has a segment encoding these proteins:
- a CDS encoding tyrosine-type recombinase/integrase: MRFLKARDCSPNTLVSYAYDLRHLWRFFESRSLSWDRFGPPDAIALLEYLRSVPSRRPRRRMTLSVVTMGADGPATKLAASTVNRILAAVSSFYEYAILAGLLERANPIEKRPDPALQRVSERHRPFMGRASRQRPVRRAVRVKTVQRVPRPLDDEQVESLLAQLRGLRDRAIVLLMLNGGLRPGEVLGLHLDDLAYGRRRVVVRHREDHPKGARSKSRQERVVDLHETETLATVSAYVMNERPQDADSQLVFLIGGRGTRRLEPLGYDGLVRMFSRACTRAGIREPWVTPHALRHTHATRMWEGGMRELTLQKRLGHASPESTRLYTRVSDPAVVADYHRALDALGKPREITE, encoded by the coding sequence CTGCGGTTCCTCAAGGCCCGGGACTGCTCGCCGAACACGTTGGTCTCGTACGCCTACGACCTACGTCATCTCTGGCGGTTCTTCGAGAGCCGGAGTCTGAGCTGGGACCGCTTCGGCCCTCCGGACGCGATCGCCCTGCTGGAGTACCTGCGGTCGGTGCCCTCGCGTCGGCCTCGTCGCCGGATGACGCTGTCGGTGGTGACGATGGGCGCCGACGGTCCGGCGACCAAGCTCGCGGCGAGCACGGTGAACCGGATCCTGGCCGCGGTGTCCTCGTTCTATGAGTACGCGATCCTGGCCGGGCTGCTGGAGCGGGCCAATCCAATCGAGAAGCGCCCCGACCCCGCGCTGCAGCGGGTCTCCGAGCGGCACCGCCCGTTCATGGGGCGCGCGAGCCGGCAGCGTCCGGTCCGCCGCGCGGTGCGCGTCAAGACCGTCCAGCGGGTGCCCCGTCCCTTGGACGACGAGCAGGTCGAGTCACTGCTCGCGCAGCTGCGTGGACTGCGTGACCGGGCGATCGTGTTGCTGATGCTGAACGGTGGGCTGCGGCCTGGCGAGGTTCTCGGCCTGCATCTGGATGATCTGGCCTACGGTCGGCGGCGCGTGGTGGTCCGGCACCGCGAGGACCATCCCAAGGGGGCTCGGTCGAAGTCCCGCCAGGAGCGGGTGGTCGACCTGCACGAGACGGAGACCCTGGCCACGGTCAGTGCCTACGTGATGAACGAGCGTCCGCAGGACGCCGACAGCCAGCTGGTGTTCCTGATCGGGGGCCGCGGCACCCGGCGCCTGGAGCCGCTCGGCTACGACGGGCTAGTGCGGATGTTCTCCCGGGCCTGCACCCGGGCGGGCATCCGCGAGCCCTGGGTGACGCCGCATGCCCTGCGCCATACGCACGCGACGCGCATGTGGGAGGGCGGGATGCGGGAGCTGACGCTGCAGAAGCGGCTCGGTCACGCCTCGCCGGAATCGACTCGCCTCTATACCCGGGTCTCCGACCCCGCCGTCGTCGCCGACTACCACCGGGCCCTGGACGCCCTGGGCAAGCCGCGGGAGATCACCGAATGA